The genome window GATCGCTCAGGGCCTGTTCCCGGAGCCTCACCAGGTCTGGCTCCGCCAGGAGGCGGTCGCCCGCCTGGGACAGGTCCGCCCTCGCGCCTACCTGGCGGCCTTGTGGGCCGTGCTGCGCTTCGACGCGCGCCACCGGCTATCCGAGATCCGCTGCCCGACCCTGGTGGTGGCCGGTGCCCAGGACGACACCATCGGGCCGGAACCGCCACGGCAGCTGGCCGCGGGCATCCGCGGCGCCCGCCTTGAGGTCATCCCGCGCTCCCGACACGCGACGCCCGTGGACCAACCCGACGTGTTCAACCAGTTGGTGCTCGCGTTCCTGCGGGAGGTATCCGACGGCGCGAGCAGGGAACGAAAGGGCGCACCCTCCGCCCCGCGCGCAAGGGGCAGAATCTACACTCCGTCGAGGAGGATGGCGGGGTGAAACGAAAACGGGGCGACGCTTGCCGCGTCGCCCCGTGAGAGGGTCCACCAGACGGTCACCCTAGATTCACGTCTCGGGCTTCCATTCCTTCCAGACCTTGCCTACCAGGTCCGGCCCTGGCTTGAGGGTCGCCGCGCCAGGCTTCCATCCCGCAGGCGTGGCTTCCGTTCCCTCTGTCTCACGCACAAGCTGGAAAGCCTTGATCTGGCGGATCGTCTCGTCCAGGTTACGCCCCACAGCCGGGGTCAGGATCTCAATCGCCTGGATCACGCCATCGGGATCGATCAAGAACCGCCCACGCATCTCCACGCCAAGTTCTTCATCGTACACGCCATAGACCTCTCCGACGGTGCCCCCCGTATCCGAGGCCATCGGCCAGGGGATGCCGCCATCCACCATCAAAGAAAGCTCTTGCTCTTCCCATACCTTATGCACGTAAACACTGTCCACACTGACAGAGATGACTTGCACGCCGAGTTCTTCCAACTC of Chloroflexota bacterium contains these proteins:
- a CDS encoding peroxiredoxin, producing MALGCARPTGAFVTGQPRKTEEETTSSSKEGIKMQARIGRPAPDFEAPAYYQGEFTTVKLSDHLGKWVLLCFYPGDFTFVUATELAAVAARHKELEELGVQVISVSVDSVYVHKVWEEQELSLMVDGGIPWPMASDTGGTVGEVYGVYDEELGVEMRGRFLIDPDGVIQAIEILTPAVGRNLDETIRQIKAFQLVRETEGTEATPAGWKPGAATLKPGPDLVGKVWKEWKPET